The Laspinema palackyanum D2c sequence TCTAGCTATTCCTAAAGGATTGATAACCAGAAAAAAGGTGAGTGAAAATGTAACAAGACTCCCTAGAATACGGCGATAAACTTTCATAAGCGTAAGACTTGAGAACTTACTTAAGCTAAACAATGTAGTAGACATTCAAGCACATCCAGCCACTTACCCCAACCTGAAGATGAAATACAGGTGACTCCTTAAAATTTATCGAACAGGGGATCTAGGTCGTGACTGTCTGAAAAAGTAGCGAACCCTGAATTTTTTAATTCTAGCTTTCTTTTTCTGATTTAGGTAAAATAGATTAAGATTTTTAAAAAACTAAACATAGACTCAAGCTTAATAATAAGTATTTTTTCTTGACCCAAAGGTAGAGCAGGTTTGTTGAATAGATAGTGGAAATGACAGGCTACTATTTTAAGGCTTTCTCTCAACTGCCCAAAGTACCCCTGTGGCAAAAATTACCTCCACTGCAAGCACCACTAACCGAGATGCAAACTACTCCCGACCTCCTTCATAGCCAATCGCCGTAAACCACTCTACTGACCCTGACCGATTCAGAGCCACCTGCCGCCAGCAAATTCGGAACTGATCGCCACTGACCAACCCGAGACAATTTGGAACCAATCGCCGCAGAGCCTCGGACTCGAAACGCACTGGCACTTATTCCAGCCTAGATCCACTCCAAGCAAGGTGAGCGATCACCTTCGATAGTCAACCGAGCAGTCTGGATCTACTCATCATCTACAACTCAACGAGTTCCGCATAGACACAAAAGCTGGCACAAGCAGATCGCCGACCATAAACAAGATCGCTCGGCAAGCATTCCAGGCAAGCGCTATTCAGCTAACGATGAACTGGACCATGAGCCGGTCTCGCTGCACTCCCTGGACCTCGCCCTCCCGGACTTCCTCCTCGCAGGTGAACTGGTCAATGTACGGCGCTTCGATGCGATCGCCAATCTCATATTTGGGCGGCGGGGGAGGGGTGGGTTGAGACGAGGCGATCGCTTCTGAATCCTGAGCAGAGTCCAGAAGCGATTTGCGATGCTCATAGATTTTGTCGCCAGACCGACTATCTGAAAGGGAGAACTCAAAAGCTGAACCCCTACCTGGTAAGGAGGTAAGGCTCCGAACGGGTTGAAGTCATTTCAGCGATTTTGGTCAAACCTCGCAACGTGGGTGGCAGCCACGAAGAGGAATCACCCGAGGTCTAGCGGGATTTGAGTCGGTGGGTTGAACTCGCCGGTGACACGAGAGCAGATAGCCGGACCATACAGCTTTAACAGCCGGATCAAATCCTCCAACTCCTCTCGGGTCATTGCGAATTTAGTTAGCTTCCCATAGCGCTGTTTGACAAATCCTGTTAACTGCTGATGGCTTGCTACCCCTTGAGCAACCAGTTCTTGTACTAAAGAGTGAGCTTCCATTGCTAGATGACGTGGTGTTGGTTCAGGGCTTACCTCCTCGTCACCAAGCTCAGTGTCGGGTGGAGTGTCGGGTCGGATATCGGGTGGAGTGTCGGGTTGAAACCCCTGCCCAGTGGAGATAGTGTCGGGGATGTTGGGTTGTCCGTCCTCATATACCACTGTATTTTTGATTTTTTCATCTTGCGGGGAAGATGGGTTAACCTCTTCATTTTTTAACTCCCCTATAGTTGAAGTTAACCCGACATACCCGACACTATCCTTGCCCAGCAAGGATTCTGTACTCGACACTAACCCGACACTAGACCCAACATTAGACCCGACACTCAGCACTGTTGATGTCAATGTTTCTAGCACCGTCGGGGACTGTTCATCTTCCCTTCTCAACCGGATGCCCTGAAAATATCGACCCTTAGAGGAGCGTTTCACCTCGATATTCCAACCCAGTGACTCGAAAAGTTCTTTGAGGGTAGGGGTGAAATTGGTAAGGTTCAGCGCTGACTTCACCCCGGCCCCTCGGCAGTAGTGATTGTAAGCACCAAATAGAGTGGATGCTTCTGGGTTGTACGCCTCTGCCTTCCACTCGTCACAATTAGCACCCACCTGGATTTTGGCGGATGGATCTAAGATGAGATGATCATTGACCCAGGCTGGGAGTGAATCCCTGAGCTTGCTCTCCCAGAATGCAGGGGACATCGCTACATCATTTCCCCCGCCGCGCAACGTCGCCTCAATTTCCTCGGAGGAAATTGACAGCAGATAGCGGGTGAAGGCCGGTAATTCAGCCTTAAATTTTCGTTCAAGAGCTTGCACCTCTGGGCCGCCCTCGCGATCAAACGCCATTGTGATAATCCGCCGCGATAGCCATGTTCCCTGGCTCTCCGAACCGTGAAATATCGGGTAGTTGGCGGTGACGACGTGCAAGGCAGTGGGAGCGAATTCTACCGGGTTTTGATGGAGGTGTCGCCCTCGGAGTTTCATCCCTCCGGTGCTTTTCTTGAACTCGGACAGACCACAAGAGCGGATCGCATCCTGATCATCATGGATCGCGAACCGTTTCCCTAGCAGGTCAATAATTTCATGCTTGTCCGACAGTCCGGCGATCGTGCCATTCCAGCAATTGTCTTCACCGGCGATCGCCTCAATCAGGCGCACTAAAGTGGATTTCCCTGTCCCACCTTTGCCGATGAGAAACAAAAATTTGTGCAGGTGGCTCATGCCCCGGATCCCGGCGGCGATGAAACACTCAATCATTCGCTGCCTGTTGCGATCGCCATAGGTCACGAAGTCAAGCCATTGGGCGATCGAACCAAAGTCTCCAGCCTCCGGTGAGTGATACCGTCGGGGTAGCTGCCAAGTTAGTCGGTATCCGGGAGCGTGTTCGCCAAATGAGTTGCTCTGAAGATTAAAAACGCCGTCAACAAACGGGATAAGTTTGGGGTCTGCATCGAATGTTTTAACCTTAAATTTGGCCCGCATCAGCCGCTCAATGGATGCTACCAGTCCGGCTCCATAGCTTTTCCCTTGACGATCTAGGCAACCCTGGATGACTGCATGGACCTCCACCACATCGCACCGGGACCATAATCCGGGCTTCTCGACTCCGTACCACTTCCACTCGCCTGCCTGGATGTCCCATGCTAGGCGATCGCGCCATCCGTCAAACAATTCGTGTGCATAATCGCTGGCGCTTTTCTTTTGAGGCTTTTTGCCATCGTGGTTGTCAGGCAAGTTTTCGATTAGCTGGCGAGTCTCTCCCAGGGCTTGCCCGTATGCCCTGTTGAGTTTTTTAATTAGTTCCTCTCGGTTCTCCATCTCTGCCTTCACTAAGTCTGCGATATCTTGATTGTCGGGGATGTCAAGATAATCCGCCAGATCTATGACTGGGATTCCCCACCGATGGCAGATTTGGGCTATCTTCTCTGCCTTCTTTTCCCCTGTGGAATCCATGTCCCGGATCAGGGCAATCCCTGCAATCCCGGCCTTTTGGAGTCTGAGAATTGCGGCTTCTATTTCGCCCGTAGATGCACTTCCTGAAGGGGTGACCGTCACAAACTGAAGCCAACGAGAAGCATCCGCGCATTTCTCTCCCTCAACCCAGAGAATCCATTTCCCTGTTCCTTCGGCAATTGCTTCCTCTTCCTTATAAAGGGGCCACGGCTTGTCGCCCTTTTTCGCGATAGTTTGCCCCGCTTCGTTGATGTGATAAGGGGTAAAGCGCTTTTTGTTGCCGCTGGCGGGGTCGAATCGGATCACCCACTGGGTGTCGCTGTAAGGGTAGGTGGTATGAGTTCCCTTGCTATCCCGATGCTTCTGAGGTGGAGTCGGCTGGCACTGTAGTCGGGCTAACTCTCCCGATTCGGGGATAGGCGCGGGTTTCGCTTTTTTAGCAGGCGAGCGCTGGATGGTCTTGTGGGCTTGATCCTTCTCAAAGCGTTCTGGGGCGATGGCTTTGAGGATCTCTAGGGAGTCGCAATCCCCTGAAAAACATTTGAATTTGGTAGGCTCGGTGCGGCTGTAACTTAAGTTTTTTCCCCCGCACACCGGGCATTCATATTTTCCTGTGGAGGTGGGCGTGAGGCGATCTGCGTATTGGCTGAGATCTACCAACTGGCGATCGCTTGAACTCTCGTAACCCGACGTGGATTGAGTAGATTCTGCTAGGATTGAGTTATTCATGGGGCCTCCTTTATGGTGGAAGGGGTCCCTCACACTTCTTCATTTCCCCTCAATCATTTCTGGCTATCTTTTAGTGCTAAGATAAACTCAGAATTTGTTTGTAATACCTGTTGGTATTTTTTGGTGGGGTGTTCTCTGCGGCGGTTGCTGGAAACAACCGGAAGCGCGGGGGACCTCTTTTTTTTATAGATTAATTCTATCACTGAATTAGCGAAGGGTGTTAATAGCTTCGCCGTTAGTTTGGTTCAGCCGACCCTATATTTTACCGCTTCACTCTTTGTAAGCTGTACAAGATGGCTGGCGCTCGTATCCGTTGCCAGCTATCGGGCTGAAAATTGATTCCTATTAAGAATTTATTAGAATTAAAACCTCATAAAAACTTTAACCTCTGTTGTGTAAACCCGGTGTACCTGGCGAAACTTCAGGTTTTTACTGAGCTTTTTTGATCGCCACCGCACCCCCATCAGCCAGTTTAACCCGATCCGAGTAGACCCCATCCCGGAATAGGGCCAGAAGGTAGCGAGGGCGATCGGCTTCGGAGAATTTCGCCCAGAGGGGTGCTCGGTTCGCGGCTGTATTCGCATAAATCAGCCGATATGGGTCGAGTTGCATGATCGCTCCTGGGGATTCACTCTGAAAAATTTCAGTCCATCTGAGTGAATCGGGTCTCCATCTGGTGCTTTTTGAGTGGAATAGTTGGATGTTTCATCTTTTTTACCAACTCAATGAGTTAATTACACCCTTTAGTTTAAACAACATCGCTTTAATTTCTGTTTCATAGCAACTTAGTTAATTTTATTTCGATTTAATCCGTGCATCTTTTACAGCGAATAGATTTCACTCCATGACTTAAATTATTTCTTTTCTCTGAGTAACCCCCGTACATTACTGATTGATGGTAATAATATAGCCTCGTGTATTGAATTTATCAGGGCAACGAATCGGGAGAATAGTAACCTTTTGGCGCGGGTCAGCGACGGAAGCGATCACAGGTTAGCTAGGCGGATTCATCCGGCACGTACTCCAAAAGATCGGAGGGTGTGACTCCCAGGTAACGACACAAAGCGTTTAGTTTGTCATGATCAAGGTTGCTCGGCATGAGATCTGCATTTTTGATTTTTGATGCAGTAGCACGGGAGACCCCCATAGCTCCTGCGATCGCTATCACGCTGACCTTTTGCCTAGCCATCAACTCCCGTAAGCGCCATCTAATCAAGGTTTTCGCTATTGCTGACATCATCTGCTTTATTCTCCACTATCGCGTGATTCAAGTCTATTGTCCGCTTAATTGAGATAAACGTCAAAGAAATCTTGACATATATAAAAATATCTGCTACAAGTGTAATCATTAAGGGACCGAAAGTACCCCCAGAAACTCCCGGATGCAACCCGGTTGATCAAAGTTATCTCGCGGAGATCACCTCGGAATTCCACAAAAAAACGAGACCCCATAGCCCGAAAGCTCCAGGGTCCCACCTTTAGGGGAGATCACTCCCCCCACGAACTGAACATTGACAACCGAATAATCATTTTCATGACCGTATCGGTCTAGCTGGGGTGCTACCAACACCCTGGCCGTAACGTTCAGCCTTTTATTTTTTGTTTCACCATGACTAACTTATCAAATTCCGTCCCCAAGTGCCTGTCTTTCTACTGCCAGCAGGCATCCGACAAGCTCTACCCTTACATTCAAAACGGCGCATCCCTCACTCTGGATGATGCTCTGCGGCTGGTCTCCCTTTCCGGGTATGCAGCCCTAGAAGCCAGTCGGAGTGAGGGTATGGCTGGTTTTGGGATGTCGCTGACTAACCTCGAAGGTTGTAACGAACCATTCGACGGGTTCCCAGTGGGTGAATCCCTTTGGCTAGTTTCAATGACAGTAGAAGAATGGATCGGACTCGGCACTTGGGCCTCCGCCCTCGCCTCCATCCGACTGCGAGACATGGAAAACGCCAAAGTTCGGGAGATGGTGATGCAGTCCCGCGAATTTCAGGAGGCCCTAGCATGAGTGTTTTTTTTGATGTTCTACTCACCCTCGTAGTTGCATATCTCTCATTTCTAACCTCAACTTCGAGACTGTTCGACTGTCGCTCGGACCTTCGGCGATCTCCTCGACCCCAGTGACACCAGGACCCTAATTTACCTGCCCTAACGAACAACACCATTCACCCGGAAGTGCCTCACCGGACCTCAGAAGACCCGGTGAGGTACTTCACCTAAAAATCGGATCACCTATAGCGCGGGATAAGGGCCACCTTATCCCGCTATTTTATTTGGGCCTTGCCCCTCGCTGGATTCGAGATGGTTTGGCGGTCGGGAAATGGTCTCCTTTAGAGGTGTTTTATGTCCAACTGGACTGAACAGCCTCCAACGTAAAAGTCAGAAGCCATCAACAATTTCTCAACTCTCCAATAACTGCCTAACACCCAAGCCACATAAAGGCTTTGCAGGTGAGGTATGGAGGTGGTCATTAATCCTAAGCTACCCCCAAAAATATCCGCTAATCATTCCCATAAAATCAGGAGATTTTTCTATGTACGCAATATCCAACCGGAGCAATCAATCTCTGCAAAAGCCAAGCCAACCCGTCGGGGTCACCATGAACCCTGAAGAATTTTGTGACCGATTTTTACCGTTGCGTCATCCCGGTGACAAACTCAATGCTCGGTCTGGCCGTCGGTCGCGGTGTATCCGATTTTTGGCGGCAGTTTTAAGTCAGTTCACCGGCGAAACCATCTTAGAGTCGCGTATCGATAAATGGGGTCCCGGCCTAACCTTCTCAAATATTCCTTGCCCATTCACGGCACTTCTGGCGTTGTTGGCCCAATTCCATGCCGAGGAAATCCAAAAAATCGGCAAACGCTTCTGAGTTCTAGCGAGAATCTCGTCCATCCCCTCCCAGTTGAGGGGATTTTTTTTGCCTAAAAGTGCAGCTAAAATCACTCGTTCACAGGTTTCGCTGCCCAAATTGCGACTCCTCTCTCATTTATGTCCAAATAGAAACAGGGCGTATTAGGAATAATGATGCGCTGCGACCAAAAATCGTCCCAATTTAGGCGGCAGTATTAAATGCAAAAATAGATGAATCCATGAGCTTCTAGCGTGGCAGGTGTGATCCAATCTCGAACAAGGTTGGCAACCCCTCCCTCTAAACTGGAATATCCAACCTGCATAGCTGGCAGAAGCCGACCGATTCACCGGCACTGGATTCGTCACCGTCCCGCAAGCAAGTCAGGCATCCCTCATCCAATGAGTAACCCAACGCGCCCAGGCAGATTTCAAAAAAGCGATCGCCTCCGAGGGAGAAAAAGCCACCAATTCCCCCGCCGGTGAACAACCAGAAGAAGGCAGGGCGATCGTCGAAGATGGTGATAAACCCATCAATTCCCCCCCCGGTGAACAACCAGAAGAAGGCAGGGCGATCGCCTCTGATGGTGAGCAACCCTTCGAGGGCATCGAAGGAGCGACCGATTCCCCCGATGGTGAGCAACCCTTCGAGGGTAAGGCGATCGCTCAGTGGCGACTCGAATTCCGGGATTTTCGGGTAAGGGAAGCGCCGGACCAAAAGGTGTTTTTGAGGGGATGGCGCAACCGGGACCGGGCATTGCTGGAGAAAGTGAAGTAATTGAAACCCCCTCAGTGAGGGGTTTTTTTATGGCAATCGCAACTAAGACCCTCACCGAGAGGGAATGGGCTTAGTCAGAGTGCATCCTAAATTGCCCCGTTTTTTGGCAGCAGCGCACTAGGAATCCGGTTGCGCCCCATCCTAATTTCTGCCTAAATTGGATCGGGGTCGGAAATCAAAAAGACTCCTCCCAATAGAGGGCGTCTGTCGGTAGCACCAGTTAGGCTGCATCATTTCTTGGGAATCAACCTCGGGAAATTCATCCTCTGGACAAACTGCTTCCGGTTCATCTCTAGTTTTTGCTGCTTCTGGGTGGGTTCCTCGGGGATAGCAGTTTCTGAGCGAGTCCCAACAACCGGGTCAGCAGCACAACATCCAGGGAAGATTCCCCCGCCGCTCTCATCAGACGTTCTAGGTGGGGGTCGTAGTCAATGGCGATGAGGTTGGCATAATCCGTGTTTAGGAGGTTGAGGCAATCAGGTTGAGTCATGGAAACTGTTAAGGTTAAGACTTATAACAGTTCTCGATTTAATGAAATAGAGGAAATTAGATGGGCTATAAATTTTACAATCTATCAAAAGTTATTTTTTAGGTTTTGCCAATATATTTCAAGCATATAGTCGCCATGATTTGCCAAT is a genomic window containing:
- a CDS encoding helix-turn-helix domain-containing protein; translated protein: MMSAIAKTLIRWRLRELMARQKVSVIAIAGAMGVSRATASKIKNADLMPSNLDHDKLNALCRYLGVTPSDLLEYVPDESA
- a CDS encoding DNA primase family protein; this translates as MNNSILAESTQSTSGYESSSDRQLVDLSQYADRLTPTSTGKYECPVCGGKNLSYSRTEPTKFKCFSGDCDSLEILKAIAPERFEKDQAHKTIQRSPAKKAKPAPIPESGELARLQCQPTPPQKHRDSKGTHTTYPYSDTQWVIRFDPASGNKKRFTPYHINEAGQTIAKKGDKPWPLYKEEEAIAEGTGKWILWVEGEKCADASRWLQFVTVTPSGSASTGEIEAAILRLQKAGIAGIALIRDMDSTGEKKAEKIAQICHRWGIPVIDLADYLDIPDNQDIADLVKAEMENREELIKKLNRAYGQALGETRQLIENLPDNHDGKKPQKKSASDYAHELFDGWRDRLAWDIQAGEWKWYGVEKPGLWSRCDVVEVHAVIQGCLDRQGKSYGAGLVASIERLMRAKFKVKTFDADPKLIPFVDGVFNLQSNSFGEHAPGYRLTWQLPRRYHSPEAGDFGSIAQWLDFVTYGDRNRQRMIECFIAAGIRGMSHLHKFLFLIGKGGTGKSTLVRLIEAIAGEDNCWNGTIAGLSDKHEIIDLLGKRFAIHDDQDAIRSCGLSEFKKSTGGMKLRGRHLHQNPVEFAPTALHVVTANYPIFHGSESQGTWLSRRIITMAFDREGGPEVQALERKFKAELPAFTRYLLSISSEEIEATLRGGGNDVAMSPAFWESKLRDSLPAWVNDHLILDPSAKIQVGANCDEWKAEAYNPEASTLFGAYNHYCRGAGVKSALNLTNFTPTLKELFESLGWNIEVKRSSKGRYFQGIRLRREDEQSPTVLETLTSTVLSVGSNVGSSVGLVSSTESLLGKDSVGYVGLTSTIGELKNEEVNPSSPQDEKIKNTVVYEDGQPNIPDTISTGQGFQPDTPPDIRPDTPPDTELGDEEVSPEPTPRHLAMEAHSLVQELVAQGVASHQQLTGFVKQRYGKLTKFAMTREELEDLIRLLKLYGPAICSRVTGEFNPPTQIPLDLG